A window of Cryptomeria japonica chromosome 3, Sugi_1.0, whole genome shotgun sequence contains these coding sequences:
- the LOC131873938 gene encoding proline-rich receptor-like protein kinase PERK3, whose amino-acid sequence MEAKLADFGLLRMFNIQETNVFTDVKGTLGYLDPEYVSKGRLTCSSDIYSFGIVLLQLLSGRRAIDLDQSHQESLIKKAKKVIRANPIDPSKYADPRLNGEYSREAFIILLKLAVVCTASSYQGRPRVSDVYEEIEKALKLFTSIA is encoded by the exons ATGGAAGCAAAGCTTGCAGATTTTGGGTTGCTGAGAATGTTTAACATTCAGGAAACAAATGTCTTTACTGATGTGAAGGGCACTCTGGGATATCTGGATCCTGAATACGTTAGTAAGGGAAGACTAACATGCTCTAGTGATATTTACAGCTTTGGTATAGTTTTACTCCAGCTTCTTTCCGGTAGAAGAGCAATTGATCTCGATCAATCTCATCAAGAATCTCTTATTAAGAAG GCAAAGAAGGTTATCCGGGCAAATCCCATCGATCCTTCGAAATATGCAGATCCAAGGTTGAATGGGGAATATAGCAGGGAAGCATTTATAATTCTACTGAAGTTGGCTGTTGTTTGCACAGCTTCCTCATATCAAGGACGTCCAAGAGTTTCGGATGTGTATGAAGAGATAGAGAAGGCTTTAAAGCTTTTTACTTCCATAGCCTAG